One window from the genome of Deinococcus sp. NW-56 encodes:
- a CDS encoding ABC transporter permease: MTTTSPTTKAPRAKGQSQFSVAWAQFRKNRLAQIGGTFLILLYLMAIFAPFLAPDGLSTYSTTNITRFHPPTPIQFRDPETGAFTRPFVYQYGQELNLDTFVNEYRPTDTRCPIYFGVRGDEYRLLGLIPGNIHLFGTGQENPDCNVYLFGGEALGRDLFTRIMYASQISLTIGVGAVLISTIIGLLMGAMAAFFGGIVDTLIMRLVEVLASIPYLFLLILLRSVFPQDINPIFALYMILGLLAFISWGGLARVTRGQLMSVRELDFVSAAQALGAGNGRIMWRHMLPTMTTYVIVGLSLGIPGAILTESGLSFLGIGAVEPYVSWGSLLAQAQEGGFSSFTQRPWTLIPGFFIVFTVMAFQLLGDGLRDAFDPRKRS, from the coding sequence ATGACCACGACTTCTCCCACCACCAAAGCTCCCCGCGCCAAGGGGCAATCCCAGTTCTCGGTCGCCTGGGCACAGTTCCGGAAAAATCGCCTCGCCCAGATCGGCGGAACGTTCTTAATCCTGCTGTATCTGATGGCGATTTTTGCGCCCTTCCTGGCGCCTGATGGTCTGTCGACCTACTCGACCACCAACATCACCCGCTTCCACCCGCCCACGCCGATCCAGTTCCGCGATCCGGAAACGGGGGCCTTCACCCGGCCCTTCGTCTATCAGTACGGGCAGGAACTTAATCTGGACACCTTTGTCAACGAGTACCGTCCGACGGACACGCGCTGCCCGATTTACTTCGGCGTGCGCGGCGACGAGTACCGGCTGCTGGGGCTGATTCCGGGGAACATCCACCTGTTTGGCACCGGGCAGGAGAATCCGGACTGCAACGTGTACCTGTTCGGCGGCGAGGCCCTGGGCCGTGACCTCTTTACCCGCATCATGTACGCCTCGCAAATCTCGCTGACCATCGGTGTGGGCGCGGTGCTGATTTCCACGATCATCGGTCTGCTGATGGGTGCGATGGCGGCGTTCTTCGGTGGCATCGTCGATACCCTGATCATGCGTCTGGTCGAGGTGCTGGCGAGCATTCCGTACCTCTTCCTGCTGATCCTGCTGCGCTCGGTGTTTCCGCAGGACATCAACCCGATTTTCGCGCTGTACATGATTCTGGGCCTGCTGGCCTTTATCAGTTGGGGTGGTCTGGCCCGCGTCACGCGCGGCCAACTGATGAGTGTGCGCGAGCTGGATTTCGTGTCGGCGGCGCAGGCGCTGGGCGCGGGCAATGGCCGCATCATGTGGCGGCACATGCTGCCCACCATGACCACCTACGTGATCGTGGGCCTCAGCCTGGGGATTCCGGGCGCGATCCTGACCGAGTCGGGCCTGAGCTTCCTGGGCATCGGGGCCGTCGAACCATACGTGTCGTGGGGTAGCCTGCTCGCACAGGCGCAGGAAGGCGGCTTTTCCAGCTTCACCCAGCGGCCTTGGACGCTGATTCCCGGCTTCTTCATCGTGTTCACGGTGATGGCCTTCCAGCTGCTGGGTGACGGCCTGCGTGACGCCTTCGACCCGCGCAAGCGGTCGTGA
- a CDS encoding ABC transporter ATP-binding protein translates to MTHQGEVLLAVNGLKTYFNTDDGVVKSVDGVTFHIKKGETLAVVGESGSGKSVTSLSIMRLIPMPPGQIVDGEILFTGKDGVQKNIVNLPEAEMRRIRGNDISMIFQEPMTSLNPVYTIGDQIGEAVMLHQGKTKREALAVATEMLRLVGIPAPEKRVNEYPHQMSGGMRQRVMIAMALSCNPALLIADEPTTALDVTIQAQILDLMRKLQQEIGMSILFITHNLGVVAEMADRVVVMYGGRVVEEGDVVEIFKAPRHPYTMGLLNSIPRAGDAAHVPGQPKQRLEAIPGNVPNPLNLPPGCPFEPRCKFAIEACSEAVPPLFDTGGGHVARCIRWQEFEQAQHEVNA, encoded by the coding sequence ATGACCCATCAGGGTGAGGTTCTGCTGGCCGTCAATGGCCTGAAGACGTACTTCAACACCGACGACGGTGTGGTGAAGAGTGTGGACGGGGTGACCTTCCACATCAAGAAGGGCGAGACGCTCGCGGTGGTGGGGGAGTCGGGCTCGGGCAAGAGCGTGACCAGCCTCTCGATCATGCGCCTGATTCCGATGCCCCCCGGCCAGATCGTCGACGGCGAGATCCTGTTCACCGGCAAGGACGGGGTGCAGAAGAACATCGTGAATCTGCCGGAAGCCGAGATGCGCCGCATTCGCGGCAACGACATCTCGATGATCTTTCAGGAGCCGATGACCAGCCTCAACCCGGTGTACACCATCGGGGACCAGATCGGCGAGGCGGTCATGCTGCACCAGGGCAAGACCAAGCGCGAGGCCCTGGCGGTGGCGACCGAGATGCTGCGGCTGGTGGGTATCCCCGCGCCCGAGAAGCGCGTGAACGAGTACCCCCACCAGATGTCGGGCGGGATGCGTCAGCGCGTGATGATCGCCATGGCGCTGTCGTGCAACCCGGCCCTGTTGATCGCCGACGAGCCGACCACCGCGCTTGACGTGACCATTCAAGCGCAGATTCTGGACCTGATGCGCAAGCTGCAGCAGGAGATCGGCATGAGCATCCTGTTCATCACCCACAACCTCGGGGTGGTCGCCGAGATGGCCGACCGTGTCGTGGTGATGTATGGCGGGCGCGTGGTGGAAGAGGGTGACGTGGTGGAGATTTTCAAGGCGCCGCGCCACCCCTACACCATGGGGCTGCTGAACTCGATTCCGCGGGCCGGGGACGCCGCGCATGTGCCGGGCCAGCCCAAGCAGCGGCTGGAGGCCATTCCGGGCAACGTGCCCAATCCCCTCAACCTGCCGCCCGGCTGCCCCTTCGAGCCGCGCTGCAAGTTCGCCATCGAAGCGTGCAGCGAGGCCGTGCCCCCGCTATTCGACACGGGCGGCGGCCACGTGGCCCGCTGCATCCGCTGGCAGGAGTTCGAGCAGGCCCAGCATGAGGTGAACGCATGA
- a CDS encoding ABC transporter ATP-binding protein, whose translation MTRTVITADPGDVSVAAQTPATLAAPQTAETLLEVNNLQKYFPIRGGLLSRVVGNVKAVNDVSFKLGRGEVVGLVGESGSGKTTAGRAILRLIEPTGGQVIFNGTDITKLSKGQMRDYRREMQIIFQDPFASLNPRMTVADIIGEAMQIHNLHPGKDRIDRIADLLAKVGLRPEHMRRYPHEFSGGQRQRIGIARALAVNPSFIVADEPVSALDVSIQAQVVNLLQDLQEELGLTVLFIAHDLAVVEYICDRIIVMYLGRVMEIAPSRELNNNPKHPYTEALLSAAPVPDPTVKRQRIILEGDIPSPINPPSGCVFRTRCRYAIDDCAKIVPELREVGPQHFKACIRDDIL comes from the coding sequence ATGACCCGCACGGTGATTACCGCCGACCCCGGCGACGTGTCCGTGGCGGCCCAGACGCCCGCCACGCTCGCGGCGCCCCAGACCGCCGAGACGCTGCTGGAGGTCAACAACCTCCAGAAGTACTTCCCCATTCGCGGCGGCCTGCTCTCGCGTGTGGTGGGCAACGTCAAGGCCGTCAACGACGTGTCCTTCAAGCTGGGGCGGGGCGAGGTGGTCGGGCTGGTGGGCGAGTCGGGGTCGGGCAAGACGACCGCCGGACGCGCCATTCTGCGCCTGATTGAGCCGACGGGCGGGCAGGTCATCTTCAACGGGACCGACATCACCAAGCTCTCCAAGGGCCAGATGCGCGACTACCGCCGGGAGATGCAGATCATCTTTCAGGACCCCTTCGCTTCCCTCAACCCGCGCATGACGGTGGCCGACATCATCGGAGAGGCGATGCAGATTCATAACCTGCATCCTGGCAAGGACCGCATCGACCGCATCGCGGACCTGCTCGCCAAGGTGGGCCTGCGCCCCGAGCATATGCGCCGCTACCCCCACGAGTTCTCGGGCGGGCAGCGCCAGCGCATCGGGATCGCGCGGGCGCTGGCGGTGAACCCCAGCTTCATCGTGGCGGACGAGCCGGTGTCGGCGCTCGACGTGTCCATCCAGGCGCAGGTGGTCAACCTCCTGCAAGACCTTCAGGAAGAATTGGGCCTGACGGTGCTGTTCATCGCTCACGACCTCGCCGTCGTGGAGTACATCTGCGACCGCATCATCGTGATGTACCTGGGCCGCGTGATGGAGATCGCGCCCAGCCGCGAGCTGAACAACAACCCCAAGCACCCCTACACCGAAGCGCTGCTCTCGGCCGCGCCCGTGCCTGACCCCACCGTCAAGCGCCAGCGCATCATTCTGGAAGGCGACATTCCCAGCCCGATCAACCCGCCCAGCGGCTGCGTGTTCCGCACGAGATGCCGCTACGCGATCGACGACTGCGCCAAGATCGTGCCTGAGCTGCGCGAGGTGGGACCCCAGCACTTCAAGGCGTGCATCCGGGACGACATCCTGTAA
- a CDS encoding DUF4139 domain-containing protein, with product MRQLLTAALTAALGATLLGTGSAADLRIYPSFTEVREPVRATGTTLTVTLPEAAWAGLIPGTLDLDGLPFTSAVQRQEPNWLASLEGKTVFLKREGEATQPVTLIRARDLLVRDAQGRYLTARYEDLSFDVAPPVNPLSPIQTLTFTLPQAGAGTLAYLTRGVTWAPRYTLRAGNQGAQLSALADIRNGTDLAYDVKATELYAGDVEVRGQPVPMPGALYSRAEAADTVATAAPTINSQGELRGLYRYALSAPFTLPANSVVTLPFLTPKLTGFERYAGLNTYFTPQNTSGTLSRFYRLKADERLPGGLITVREEGRLVGQTSIPETAQGAQIEFSLGNDPDVRYTRAVQTVSSERNAQGNPVKTTYRVTYTFESSKDRAVRAEVTEIVGGRRIVIDSAPARQNQARAELRVDVPAGGKVTRSFTVVVDNS from the coding sequence ATGAGACAGCTCCTGACAGCGGCACTCACGGCAGCCCTGGGCGCGACCTTGCTGGGCACAGGCTCGGCAGCAGACCTCCGCATCTACCCCAGCTTCACGGAGGTGCGCGAGCCGGTGCGGGCCACCGGGACCACCCTCACCGTCACGCTGCCCGAGGCGGCCTGGGCCGGGCTGATTCCAGGCACGCTGGACCTCGACGGCCTGCCCTTCACCTCGGCGGTGCAGCGGCAGGAGCCCAACTGGCTGGCCTCGCTGGAGGGGAAGACGGTGTTTCTCAAGCGGGAGGGCGAGGCGACGCAGCCTGTCACGCTGATCCGGGCGCGGGACCTGCTGGTGCGCGACGCGCAGGGGCGCTACCTGACCGCCCGCTACGAGGACCTCAGCTTCGACGTGGCGCCGCCCGTGAATCCCCTGTCGCCCATCCAGACGCTGACCTTCACGCTGCCGCAGGCGGGGGCGGGGACGCTGGCGTACCTGACGCGCGGGGTGACCTGGGCGCCGCGTTACACCCTGCGGGCGGGCAATCAGGGCGCCCAGCTCTCGGCGCTGGCAGACATCCGCAACGGCACCGACCTCGCTTACGACGTGAAGGCGACCGAGCTGTACGCCGGGGACGTGGAAGTGCGGGGACAGCCGGTGCCCATGCCCGGTGCGCTTTACAGCCGGGCCGAGGCGGCCGACACAGTGGCCACTGCCGCCCCCACCATCAACTCTCAGGGCGAGCTGCGCGGCCTGTACCGCTACGCGCTCTCCGCGCCCTTTACCCTGCCCGCCAACAGTGTGGTGACGCTGCCCTTCCTGACGCCCAAGCTCACGGGATTCGAGCGCTACGCGGGCCTGAACACCTACTTCACCCCGCAGAACACGTCGGGGACGCTGAGCCGCTTCTACCGCCTCAAGGCCGACGAGCGGCTGCCCGGCGGTTTGATCACCGTGCGCGAGGAAGGCCGCCTGGTGGGCCAGACCAGCATCCCCGAGACGGCGCAGGGCGCCCAGATCGAGTTCAGCCTCGGCAACGACCCCGACGTGCGGTATACGCGGGCGGTGCAGACGGTCAGCAGCGAGCGGAACGCGCAGGGCAACCCGGTCAAGACGACCTACCGGGTCACCTACACCTTCGAGAGCAGCAAGGACCGCGCCGTGCGGGCCGAGGTCACCGAGATCGTGGGGGGCCGCCGCATCGTGATCGACTCGGCCCCTGCCCGCCAGAACCAGGCCCGCGCCGAACTGCGGGTGGACGTGCCCGCCGGGGGCAAGGTGACGCGCAGCTTCACGGTGGTGGTGGACAACAGCTAG
- a CDS encoding methylenetetrahydrofolate reductase: MTTTSTRVSVELVPRSRSGLRAELEAVARHLPGVDTVNVVDLTRYSTRSWQGCALARPHYRAIPHIRAVDLDPDGPLAMADALAAQGIDEVLIVTGDAPADMSARVYDVDAVRAIRRFRRELPHVRVYAGLDPYRQSFARERDYLERKLEAGACGFFTQPFFDLRLLAAYADLIPGEAEVWWGATSVLTPTSLNYWRARNHAVFPRTFEPTLEWNRTFAAGLLAFARDRGQHAYFMPVKADARAYLEGIV; the protein is encoded by the coding sequence GTGACCACCACCTCCACCCGCGTCTCGGTCGAACTCGTTCCCCGCTCGCGCAGCGGCCTGCGGGCCGAGCTGGAGGCGGTCGCGCGGCATCTGCCGGGCGTGGATACCGTCAACGTGGTGGACCTGACCCGCTACTCGACCCGTTCCTGGCAGGGGTGCGCCCTGGCCCGGCCCCACTACCGCGCCATTCCGCATATCCGTGCGGTGGACCTCGACCCGGACGGACCGCTGGCGATGGCGGACGCGCTCGCCGCCCAGGGTATCGACGAGGTGCTGATCGTCACCGGGGACGCCCCCGCCGACATGAGCGCCCGCGTGTACGACGTGGACGCGGTGCGGGCGATTCGGCGTTTCCGGCGCGAGCTGCCGCACGTGCGGGTCTACGCGGGCCTCGACCCCTACCGCCAGAGCTTCGCCCGCGAGCGCGACTATCTGGAGCGCAAGCTGGAGGCGGGCGCCTGCGGTTTTTTCACCCAGCCCTTCTTCGATCTGCGCCTGCTGGCCGCCTACGCCGACCTGATCCCCGGGGAAGCCGAGGTCTGGTGGGGCGCGACGAGCGTGCTGACCCCGACCTCGCTGAACTACTGGCGGGCACGCAACCACGCGGTCTTTCCCCGGACCTTCGAGCCGACGCTGGAGTGGAACCGCACCTTTGCCGCTGGCCTGCTCGCCTTCGCGCGGGATCGGGGCCAGCACGCCTACTTCATGCCCGTCAAGGCGGACGCGCGGGCGTATCTGGAAGGGATCGTGTAG
- the metH gene encoding methionine synthase: MADTQDIRAHARERILVLDGAWGTMLQRAGLTEGDFRWDGADPLRMYRGNFDLLQLTRPDVIRDVHRAYFEAGADIASTNTFNSTVISQVDYGTEHLVGKMNEAGARLAREVADEFTARDGRPRWVAGSVGPTNRTATLSPDVERPEFRNVTFDDLVAAYTEQVEGLIAGGADLLLIETVFDTLNAKAALFACEEVFARAGKPLPIMLSGTITDASGRTLSGQTPEAFAVSTEHANLFSLGLNCALGADLLRPHLRAIAANTEALVSVHPNAGLPNAFGEYDETPGHTASVLRSFAEEGLVNIVGGCCGTTPEHIRAIKEAVAGLPPRTAPKLPPYLRLSGLEAFTVTPETNFVNVGERTNVTGSPKFAKAILAGDYDAGLKIARQQVQNGAQLVDVNFDEGMLDGEAAMVKFVNLLAGEPDIARVPLMLDSSRWEVLEAGLKRVQGKAAVNSISLKDGEVTFLERARLLRRYGAAAVVMAFDEEGQADTLERRIAITSRAYRLLTQEAGFPPQDIIFDPNVLTVATGLEEHDRYALDFIEATRWIKQNLPGALVSGGISNVSFSFRGNNHVREAMHAVFLYHAIGAGLDMGIVNAGMLAVYDDIEPELREAVEDVILARRPDATERLIGLAESYKDVKREASAQSAWRELPVAERLKHALVQGITDHVTEDAEEAYRLLGSPLAVIEGPLMDGMNVVGDLFGAGKMFLPQVVKSARVMKRAVAHLTPYLEAEQVGSSGKGKVLLATVKGDVHDIGKNIVGVVLACNGYQVTDLGVMVPTEKILDTAREMGADVIGLSGLITPSLDEMVNVAREMTRRGLTTPLLIGGATTSRAHTAVKIDPAYDGTVVHVLDASRAVGVVGDLLSDPEAVQERTRAEYEALRERHGERQVRLIPLNEARERAPRLSPAAVPAPRVLGRTVIEQPVAELLDYIDWTPFFIAWEMKGIYPNILTDPLRGAEARGLFDDAQALLRRVAEENLMTARGVIGLWPAHRQGDDIVVEALDTGPVRLHTLRQQRDQATPNTALADFVGLRNDHIGAFAVAIHGAEELARDYERQHDDYMSILTKAVADRLAEAFAEKLHRDVRTRYWGYASGETLSNDDLIRERYVGIRPAPGYPAQPDHTEKRTILSLLNAEELGLSLTDSCAMTPAAAVSGLYLAHPDARYFAVGRIGRDQVEEYAGRKGWSLEEAERWLGPVLGYDPAKLPRPLARPTPHAPHPAGSAP, from the coding sequence ATGGCAGACACACAGGACATTCGCGCCCACGCGCGAGAACGGATTCTGGTGCTCGACGGGGCCTGGGGCACCATGCTCCAGCGGGCAGGGCTGACCGAGGGGGACTTCCGCTGGGACGGCGCCGACCCCCTGCGGATGTACCGGGGCAACTTCGACCTGCTGCAACTCACCCGGCCCGACGTGATCCGGGACGTTCACCGCGCGTATTTCGAGGCAGGCGCGGATATCGCCTCCACGAACACCTTCAATTCGACGGTGATTTCCCAGGTGGACTACGGCACCGAGCACCTCGTGGGCAAGATGAACGAGGCGGGTGCCCGGCTGGCCCGCGAGGTCGCCGACGAGTTCACGGCCCGCGACGGTCGCCCGCGCTGGGTCGCCGGGTCGGTCGGCCCCACGAACCGCACAGCCACCCTCTCCCCCGACGTGGAGCGGCCCGAGTTCCGCAACGTCACCTTCGACGATCTGGTCGCCGCGTACACCGAACAGGTCGAGGGACTGATCGCGGGCGGGGCCGACCTCCTCCTGATCGAAACCGTCTTTGACACGTTGAATGCGAAGGCGGCCCTCTTCGCGTGTGAGGAGGTATTCGCTCGCGCCGGGAAGCCCCTCCCCATCATGCTGTCAGGGACGATCACGGACGCTTCAGGGCGGACGTTGAGCGGGCAGACGCCGGAAGCCTTCGCGGTGAGTACCGAGCACGCCAACCTGTTCAGCCTGGGCCTGAACTGTGCGTTGGGGGCGGACCTGCTGCGGCCCCACCTGCGAGCGATCGCGGCGAACACGGAGGCGCTCGTTTCCGTCCACCCCAACGCAGGCCTGCCCAACGCCTTCGGGGAGTACGACGAGACGCCGGGGCACACGGCCTCCGTCCTGCGCTCCTTCGCCGAGGAAGGGCTGGTCAACATCGTGGGCGGCTGCTGCGGAACGACGCCGGAGCACATCCGCGCGATCAAGGAGGCCGTCGCGGGTCTTCCCCCCCGAACCGCCCCCAAGCTCCCGCCCTACCTGCGATTGAGTGGTCTAGAAGCCTTCACCGTCACCCCTGAAACGAACTTCGTGAACGTCGGCGAGCGGACGAACGTCACCGGCAGCCCCAAGTTCGCCAAGGCGATTCTCGCGGGCGACTATGACGCGGGCCTCAAGATCGCGCGGCAGCAGGTGCAAAACGGCGCCCAGCTCGTGGACGTGAACTTCGACGAGGGGATGCTCGACGGCGAGGCCGCGATGGTGAAGTTCGTCAACCTCCTCGCGGGGGAGCCGGACATCGCGCGGGTGCCGCTGATGCTCGATTCCTCGCGCTGGGAGGTGCTGGAGGCGGGCCTGAAGCGCGTGCAGGGCAAGGCGGCCGTGAACTCGATCTCCCTCAAGGACGGGGAGGTGACATTTCTGGAGCGGGCGCGGCTCCTCCGACGCTACGGGGCCGCCGCCGTCGTCATGGCCTTCGACGAGGAGGGGCAGGCGGACACCCTGGAGCGGCGTATTGCGATTACTTCCCGTGCATACCGGCTGCTGACCCAGGAGGCTGGATTTCCTCCCCAAGACATCATCTTCGACCCCAACGTGCTCACCGTGGCGACGGGGCTGGAGGAACACGACCGCTACGCGCTGGACTTCATCGAGGCGACGCGCTGGATCAAGCAGAACCTGCCGGGGGCGCTGGTGTCGGGCGGCATCTCCAACGTGTCCTTCTCCTTCCGGGGCAACAACCACGTCCGCGAGGCGATGCACGCCGTCTTCCTGTACCACGCGATTGGCGCGGGCCTGGACATGGGCATCGTGAACGCGGGGATGCTCGCCGTGTATGACGACATCGAGCCGGAGCTGCGCGAGGCGGTGGAGGACGTGATTCTGGCGAGGAGACCGGACGCGACCGAGAGGCTGATCGGGCTTGCCGAGAGCTACAAGGACGTGAAGCGCGAGGCGAGTGCCCAGAGCGCATGGCGTGAGCTTCCGGTCGCCGAGCGGCTGAAGCACGCCCTCGTCCAGGGCATCACCGACCATGTGACCGAGGACGCGGAGGAGGCTTACCGTCTGCTCGGGTCCCCCCTCGCTGTGATCGAGGGGCCGCTGATGGACGGCATGAACGTGGTGGGCGACCTCTTCGGGGCCGGGAAGATGTTCCTGCCGCAGGTCGTCAAATCCGCCCGCGTCATGAAACGCGCCGTCGCCCACCTCACCCCCTACCTGGAGGCGGAGCAAGTGGGGAGCAGCGGCAAGGGCAAGGTTCTCCTCGCCACCGTGAAGGGCGACGTGCACGACATCGGCAAGAACATCGTGGGCGTGGTGCTCGCCTGCAACGGGTACCAGGTGACCGACCTCGGCGTGATGGTGCCCACCGAGAAGATTCTGGATACGGCACGGGAGATGGGGGCAGACGTGATCGGGCTGAGCGGCCTGATCACCCCCAGCCTCGACGAGATGGTGAACGTGGCCCGCGAAATGACGCGGCGGGGCCTGACGACACCACTGCTGATCGGCGGCGCCACGACCAGCCGCGCCCACACGGCGGTCAAGATTGACCCGGCCTACGACGGCACGGTGGTCCACGTCCTCGACGCCAGCCGCGCGGTCGGCGTGGTGGGCGACCTGCTGAGCGACCCGGAGGCCGTGCAGGAGCGCACCCGCGCCGAGTACGAGGCGTTGCGCGAACGGCACGGCGAGCGGCAGGTGCGGCTCATTCCTCTGAATGAAGCCCGCGAGCGTGCCCCCCGCCTCTCCCCCGCCGCCGTCCCCGCGCCGCGTGTCCTCGGGCGAACGGTCATTGAGCAACCTGTCGCGGAACTTCTCGACTACATCGACTGGACGCCCTTTTTCATCGCCTGGGAGATGAAGGGCATCTACCCGAACATCCTCACTGATCCCCTTCGCGGCGCGGAGGCACGGGGGCTGTTCGACGACGCTCAGGCGCTCCTGCGGCGGGTTGCAGAAGAGAACCTGATGACCGCGCGAGGGGTGATCGGCCTCTGGCCCGCCCACCGTCAGGGGGACGACATCGTGGTGGAGGCGCTGGATACCGGCCCCGTGCGCCTCCACACCCTGCGCCAGCAGCGCGATCAGGCAACGCCGAACACGGCTCTGGCCGACTTCGTGGGGCTGCGGAACGATCACATCGGCGCCTTCGCCGTCGCCATTCACGGGGCCGAGGAACTCGCCCGCGACTACGAGCGGCAGCACGACGATTACATGAGCATCCTGACCAAAGCCGTCGCAGACCGGCTGGCCGAAGCGTTCGCCGAGAAGCTCCACCGCGACGTGCGGACGCGCTACTGGGGCTACGCGTCCGGGGAGACGCTGAGCAACGACGACCTCATCCGCGAACGCTACGTCGGCATTCGCCCCGCCCCTGGCTACCCTGCCCAGCCCGACCACACCGAGAAGCGCACCATTTTGAGTCTGCTGAACGCGGAGGAACTCGGCCTCTCGCTCACCGATTCCTGCGCGATGACGCCCGCCGCCGCCGTCTCTGGCCTGTACTTGGCCCACCCGGACGCCCGCTATTTCGCGGTGGGCCGGATTGGGCGCGATCAGGTGGAAGAGTACGCGGGGCGCAAGGGGTGGAGCCTGGAGGAAGCGGAGCGGTGGCTGGGGCCGGTCCTGGGATATGACCCGGCGAAGCTCCCCAGACCGCTCGCACGCCCCACACCCCACGCTCCACACCCTGCCGGGAGCGCTCCGTGA
- a CDS encoding SDR family NAD(P)-dependent oxidoreductase, with protein sequence MSVARLLLSPPACRDPEALRAAVAGRPVLVTGASSGIGAATARRLGAAGAEVLLLARRAGRLEEVAAGIRAGEVGRTSTPPTPRQ encoded by the coding sequence ATGTCTGTGGCCCGCCTGCTGCTCTCCCCACCCGCCTGCCGTGACCCGGAGGCGCTGCGGGCGGCGGTGGCGGGCCGCCCAGTCCTCGTGACGGGCGCGTCGTCGGGCATCGGGGCGGCGACGGCCCGGCGGCTGGGGGCGGCGGGGGCCGAGGTGCTGCTGCTCGCGCGGCGGGCGGGGCGGCTGGAGGAGGTCGCGGCGGGCATCCGCGCGGGGGAGGTTGGGCGCACGTCTACCCCGCCGACCCCGAGGCAGTGA